Genomic segment of Vicia villosa cultivar HV-30 ecotype Madison, WI unplaced genomic scaffold, Vvil1.0 ctg.002440F_1_1, whole genome shotgun sequence:
aaaagtcaaccctccataggaattaggtcaaaaaccctaattggagcttctgatgaacttgaaggtgtgtgatcttgcattgacccatctttggactttgattttgattggagaaccctttgaatcatagaaTAATGTTGAAttcctttgtgggcctcaaaaccctaatttgctcagtctcCTCTTGATCAACCTCCTgtcttgggacacaagcaacaaacaacaatcttttggtatttttttgttagaaaaattatgtatgcatgatgataatgatgatgatgatggtcctACTATTTGAAATGAGGTgagatctcagtggtcaaaaattggggtacaacacacACCAAACgattctagaaaattatggaaaattcaccacaattcattataaattataaacatCCAAGACACAATCCCATtttacaaaaatataaattttgaagaATAGGGTGCGCTAAGCCCGCCCTACCGCGCTAAGCACGACTGCGATTCTGCAGAAAAATTCCTGCGTGAACAACATTTTGTCCAACACGAATTCTTCACAAAAACCCAACCAAAACAACGATTTAATTATGGAAACAATGTATTCTAGCATATACACAACATATAAGATCATTTAGCGTCATGAAAACAACATTTCATGACATTGATTTCATCACCTCATGTTCAAACCCTAACATTCCAAATTCATGAAAAAGATGAACAAACTTAGTTTCATGCTACTACTCATGCCTTAGTCATTATACAAAATTAGTTTCAAGATTCTGGACATGTTTCCAGATGATCCTGGTCTTGTGAATATGTTCCCGAGATTCCTTCAAACTATGTTTCCTTCCGTCGACACCTTGATTAATGCTATGTCGACGTTTCATCATCATTGTTCTTTAAAACACCTCATTAATAAGAATACTTCATTAATGTCTTCTAACAGCTAATGTCTTCTCATTTTGACATTCTCTGTTGACGTTCTTCAAGTTGAAAATCCAAGTGTAACAGTCGTATAAATATCTATTTTGGAGAAAAATCCAACTGTAACGGATCTATACTAATACATAAATTTAGGAGTTGGTTTAGATTCAGTTGGCATGATAGTGTTAGTTAAGAGTCGTTGATGATATCTTCGGTTAAGACATGTTGATGACATCACTTTCATTGACGACACTTATCGTTATCGAAGTCTCTTAAATCGTCAAAGTTCCATTATTCCGATACTTTACGTTGATACCATTGTTCCAGGGACCACAGAGGATCTAAGATTTTTTTATGCGTGTCAAACTACAATTTGACCCGATCACTGTGGTACTATCCATAGTGGTGAACCTGATGTTGCAGTCCAAATAGCTACATTATCTGCGTTCCTTTCATGGTCAatgtatttaaaaacaaataattctttttttttttaaatttacataGTCGATAGCAGAAACATTACACTATAAGGACGCGAATTTTAACTCCCAACatttcacttatttatttttaaaatattaaattttaatttaattgacaATTTCTTTTTTTCTAATAATAAAACCTAGAAAAGTATATATTTTTATGAGAGAGCTAGAAAGAGTATATTAATCAcatacaaacaaaataaaaatcattattaATTAAGGTTTGTAACGGAAGTATTATTACATGAAAAATGCTAGAAAACGGGCAAAAGATGGTTAACTTAACTTTATAGTAGAACTTTCAGTATTGAAGTAACTTTGTGTTCTTGTTTTCTTCAACCGATAACACCGCCGAACGCGGAATCGCAACAACAACAcgtttcttctttttttcctttttatttttttaaaaggaaaaaaaataccgCCTGGATTCGACGACGGCGATCGCAACTAACTCTAACCTCTCCGATCACCATCGACGTTCACAAGCGGCGATTCGGATCCACCGAAATCCGAAGACTATCCGCTTAACTTTATTCGGATCTCTTCCACATGCTTCGTGAAACTATCTTGATCTTCCTATTCTTGTTGTACTTCGGATATGCAGATCCTGCCCCGAAATGCACCCGGAGCAGTTCTTTCGTCGATTTCGAATCCGACTTCATTATGGTTCAGCATCAGCTCAGAGGCCATATCAAGATCATTGATGATTGTTCTTTTAGGGTTTCTCAATTTGATATGCTTTCCGGCGCCGATGTGCGTTGGTGGGGTGCACTCGATCCTGATTTCGATAACCTCACCACCGGATTCATCGTTTCAGATCACAAGCTTAATCAGACATACGCGAACTTCACCTTCGTTGTTCAATTGATGGCGAATATCACATGGGACATGATTCCTGTTCTTGCTGTCTGGGATGTTCCGACCGCCTCCGATTTTGGTCATGTTCTGATTCAAAATCTCACCTCTACGGAGACTCCGTCTCCACCAGGGAGCGACGGAGAGAAGAAAGAGAAGGTAAGTGTTCATACAGAGCCTACTATGTTTGATAATTGTAAGGTTCTGTCGAAGGATTTTAGGGTTCGTTGGAGTTTGAAACCTAAAGAGGATATGCTTGAGATTGGGTTGGAGGGTGCTACTGGGGTTATGAATTACATGGCTTTTGGTTGGGCTAACCCTAACGCCACTGATGCAGAGCTCATGGTTGGTGCTGATGTGGCAGTTACTGGGTTTAAGGAAGATGGTTTGCCGTTTGTGGATGATTTCTTCATAACCAAGTATAGTGAGTGTTTGAAAAACAGTGAAGATGGATCTGTTGAAGGGGTTTGTCCTGATTCAATCTATGAAGGGCCGAATAGAGTTGGCTTGGTGAATGATACGAGGTTGATTTATGGTCATAGGAGTGATGGGGTTTCATTGGTTAGATACAAGAGACCTTTGAGTCCGGTTGATGCCAAATATGATCTCCGTGTTAATCGATTGGCTAACATGACTGTTATTTGGGCTTTGGGAAAGATTAGAGCTCCTGATACTGTTTTGCCGTATTATCTTCCTCAGAATCATGGAGGTCTCCCCTTTGAATCTTTTGGCCATTTGGTTCTTAATGTTTCTCAGCATGTCAATGATTGTAATGGTCCCTTGGATGCTGCTGATAAAGAGGATCAAGATATCATTATTGCTGATGCTAAAGTTCCCTTGGTTGTTTCCACTGGCCCGGCATTGCATTACCCTGATCCTCCAAATCCAGCCAAGGTTATTTACATCAACAAAAAGGAAGCTCCTGTGTTGAGAGTGGAAAGAGGGGTGCCGGTCACGTTTTCCATACAGTCCGGGCATGATGTTGCGCTTTATGTTACTTCAGACCCCATTGGTGGGAATGCCACTCTGAGGAACCTCACCGAGATTATTTATGCTGGAGGTCCTGAGGCTCATGGAGTTCAGGCCAGTCCAACGGAGCTAATTTGGGCTCCTGACAGGAACACTCCTGATCAGGTCTACTATCATTCAGTGTATGAGAAGAAAATGGGTTGGAGAGTGGAGGTTGTGGATGGGGGTCTATCTGACATGTATAACAACAGCGTTGTTCTTGATGATCAACAGGTTACCTTCTTTTGGACATTGTCAAAGGATTCCATATCTATTGCTGCTCGCGGTGAGAAAAAAAGTGGTTATCTTGCTATAGGATTTGGCAGTGGAATGGTGAACAGTTACACTTATGTGGGATGGGTTGATGACAATGGTGTTAGTCGTGTTAACTCTTATTGGATTGATGGACAAGATGCCTCGGGTATACATCTTACAAATGAGAATTTGACACATGTAAGATGCAAAACAGAAAATGAAATTATTACTTTGGAATTTACGCGTCCCTTGGTTCCATCTTGTAGTAGGGGCAAAAGGCCAGAATGTAACGACATCATTGATCCCACAACTCCGCTAAAAGTCATATGGGCAATGGGTAGTAGATGGAGTAATGGACATCTTAGTGAGAGGAATATGCATACGCTTACTAGTACCAGGCCTATATTAGTCCAGCTGATGCGTGGTTCTGCAGAAGCAGAGCAGGATTTACTTCCAGTTTTGGCTGTGCACGGTTTCATGATGTTTCTTGCCTGGGGCATCTTACTTCCTGGAGGTATATTGGCAGCCAGGTACTTGAAACATTTGAAGGGCGGTGGTTGGTACAAAATTCATGTTTACATGCAATACTCAGGGTTATCAATAGTTTTTCTTGCACTTCTTTTTGCGGTTGCTGAGCTTCGCGGTTTTCATGTTAGCTCAACACATGTTAAATTTGGAATTGCTGCAATATTTTTGGCCTGCATACAGCCAGTTAATGCATTCTTTAGGCCCCCAAGACAGTCAAATGGGGAGCAGGCATCATATAAAAGGATTATCTGGGAATACTTGCATATAATTGTTGGCAGATCTGCGATTGCTGTTGGCATTGCAGCACTTTTTACTGGCATGAAGCATCTGGGAGACAGATATGCCTTGGAAAACGTCCATGGACTCAGTTGGGCAATGATAATCTGGTTCTTAGTAGGTGCATTGAGTATTGCTTATTTCGAATACCGCGAGAAGCAGAGAGTTAGGGATCAGATATTTGGAAGAGGCAATTGGGTGCTCGGTAATGAGGAAGATGATTCCATGGATCTCTTGAGTCCACCAAATACACATGCAACAAATAAAGAGTCACAGGCCTCCGCAAGATTGGAAATCCAGTTAGAACCTTTAAACAGGTAGATAGATGCATATTTTTACTTGCCATTGAAAGCCTCCATTCTGCCGCAGTTGGCAAATTCCTCATTTAATCTGAGCTTTCAGGATTATTCATCGTTAGTTATGAGGGTAGAGGCATTTTTGAGGTGTAAAGGGAGCACTTGTTCATCAGTTTCTTTGTACTGATGTTGCCATTTTGTGAAGAGAGTAGCTTTCTCATAGTTATATACATGTTCACTAGATAGGTTATATCTTTTGTTCAATCTAGCTGTTATACTTTTTTCTTCCCCCcccaaaacaaaaacaagaaatcAAAGTTTACGACGTGAAAGCTTTATTGTCTGATAACGTTGGTTCTGTTCCATTATATAGGAGGTGTAATTCAGAGATAGAGAAGGGCTTTCCAGCCAAAGACATTGTTGTAAATTATGCGATGCAGATAACTAATACAACATAAAGCCATTAGTTTTTTATTTCAATGCAATTGTCTTAAGTTGGTCATGAAGAATTTAAACCCTGtcaaccatttttttaaaaagaaattagCATATGTTTGAATGGACGTTGTTAG
This window contains:
- the LOC131638820 gene encoding cytochrome b561, DM13 and DOMON domain-containing protein At5g54830-like, with product MLRETILIFLFLLYFGYADPAPKCTRSSSFVDFESDFIMVQHQLRGHIKIIDDCSFRVSQFDMLSGADVRWWGALDPDFDNLTTGFIVSDHKLNQTYANFTFVVQLMANITWDMIPVLAVWDVPTASDFGHVLIQNLTSTETPSPPGSDGEKKEKVSVHTEPTMFDNCKVLSKDFRVRWSLKPKEDMLEIGLEGATGVMNYMAFGWANPNATDAELMVGADVAVTGFKEDGLPFVDDFFITKYSECLKNSEDGSVEGVCPDSIYEGPNRVGLVNDTRLIYGHRSDGVSLVRYKRPLSPVDAKYDLRVNRLANMTVIWALGKIRAPDTVLPYYLPQNHGGLPFESFGHLVLNVSQHVNDCNGPLDAADKEDQDIIIADAKVPLVVSTGPALHYPDPPNPAKVIYINKKEAPVLRVERGVPVTFSIQSGHDVALYVTSDPIGGNATLRNLTEIIYAGGPEAHGVQASPTELIWAPDRNTPDQVYYHSVYEKKMGWRVEVVDGGLSDMYNNSVVLDDQQVTFFWTLSKDSISIAARGEKKSGYLAIGFGSGMVNSYTYVGWVDDNGVSRVNSYWIDGQDASGIHLTNENLTHVRCKTENEIITLEFTRPLVPSCSRGKRPECNDIIDPTTPLKVIWAMGSRWSNGHLSERNMHTLTSTRPILVQLMRGSAEAEQDLLPVLAVHGFMMFLAWGILLPGGILAARYLKHLKGGGWYKIHVYMQYSGLSIVFLALLFAVAELRGFHVSSTHVKFGIAAIFLACIQPVNAFFRPPRQSNGEQASYKRIIWEYLHIIVGRSAIAVGIAALFTGMKHLGDRYALENVHGLSWAMIIWFLVGALSIAYFEYREKQRVRDQIFGRGNWVLGNEEDDSMDLLSPPNTHATNKESQASARLEIQLEPLNR